The Salvia miltiorrhiza cultivar Shanhuang (shh) chromosome 1, IMPLAD_Smil_shh, whole genome shotgun sequence genome has a window encoding:
- the LOC131006209 gene encoding F-box/kelch-repeat protein At3g23880-like, which translates to METRDIYPSLSKEITKEILLRLPVKSLLRFRCVSKAWQSLIDSKRFIRTHLQNSARNPSLAHHKVLLLKYVSSLPTLLQRSVLDSSDTDDALELEFPFDFIHIVGCCNGLVCLLLDRDRQRQFVLWNPSLRISKKLSETDMMSFFQFYCCGFGLDESSGDYKVFAIAKRASGKSIYWIYSLKSDSWKESEEVKGWDSCKKEDRSRYEKCEMGVFASGSLHWETTDRRGVVACDLKREALGAVELPECRECCRWQGIEVIGECLMVYYWCEDSSCLDVWMKKKESWEKVVVLDDFFSPLYISPTLAPFWSGGFFLIKIGNLLVFDGKRFRNVDSLKYADVYIESLVSPLEL; encoded by the coding sequence ATGGAGACCCGAGACATTTACCCATCTCTTTCCAAAGAAATCACTAAAGAAATACTGTTAAGACTACCGGTGAAATCACTCCTGAGATTCAGGTGCGTCTCGAAAGCATGGCAATCTCTGATCGACAGCAAACGATTCATCAGAACCCACCTTCAAAATTCGGCAAGAAACCCTAGTTTAGCCCACCACAAGGTTTTGCTGCTCAAATATGTGTCTTCACTGCCAACGCTGTTGCAACGCTCTGTACTCGATAGCTCAGATACTGATGATGCTCTAGAATTGGAATTCCCATTCGATTTTATTCATATCGTTGGTTGCTGCAATGGGCTGGTTTGCCTTTTACTGGATAGAGATAGACAAAGACAGTTTGTGTTGTGGAACCCATCTCTCAGAATCTCCAAGAAACTGTCTGAGACAGACATGATGTCGTTCTTTCAATTCTACTGTTGTGGGTTCGGTTTGGATGAATCGAGTGGCGATTACAAGGTTTTTGCGATTGCGAAGAGAGCTAGCGGCAAATCTATATATTGGATATATAGCTTGAAGAGTGATTCATGGAAGGAATCAGAGGAAGTGAAGGGTTGGGATTCATGTAAGAAGGAGGATCGTAGTAGGTATGAAAAATGTGAAATGGGGGTGTTTGCAAGTGGGAGTCTTCATTGGGAGACGACTGATAGACGAGGCGTGGTTGCTTGCGACTTGAAGAGAGAGGCGTTGGGGGCGGTGGAGCTGCCCGAGTGCCGGGAGTGCTGCAGGTGGCAAGGTATTGAGGTTATTGGGGAATGCCTTATGGTATATTACTGGTGCGAGGATTCGAGTTGCTTGGATGTTTGGATGAAGAAGAAGGAGTCTTGGGAGAAAGTGGTGGTTCTTGATGACTTCTTTAGTCCTCTCTATATTTCTCCGACCTTGGCTCCTTTTTGGAGTGGTGGGTTTTTTTTGATCAAGATTGGGAATTTGTTGGTTTTTGATGGGAAAAGGTTTAGGAATGTGGACTCGTTGAAATATGCCGATGTCTACATTGAAAGTTTAGTCTCACCATTAGAGTTATAG
- the LOC131013398 gene encoding F-box/kelch-repeat protein At3g23880-like encodes MVFTFLGLDETSQILQPWDLFLKSVSLKSVSNVLTLWQRPVLDSSENQVVELDFPISYNSIVGCCNGLVCLVRNIQFVLWNPSTRIYKKLPHLDDLDDNDDYGHNCAFDSCGFGWDESSGDYKVFATATVTAGVRHTMAIAMMYSLKHDSWKEVKGWDSWKKTHGIGIGRDKMRMGMLASGSLHWERCDR; translated from the exons ATGGTATTTACTTTTTTGGGATTG GATGAAACATCTCAAATCCTCCAGCCATGGGATTTGTTTCTCAAATCTGTCTCTCTCAAATCTGTCTCTAACGTGCTAACGCTGTGGCAACGCCCTGTACTCGATAGCTCAGAAAATCAAGTTGTAGAATTGGATTTCCCAATCTCTTATAACTCTATCGTTGGTTGTTGCAATGGACTGGTTTGCCTTGTACGGAACATACAGTTTGTGTTGTGGAACCCATCTACCAGAATCTACAAGAAACTGCCTCACTTAGACGACTTAGACGATAACGACGATTACGGCCACAATTGTGCATTCGACAGTTGTGGGTTCGGTTGGGATGAATCGAGTGGCGATTACAAGGTTTTTGCGACTGCGACTGTGACGGCCGGGGTTAGACACACCATGGCTATAGCTATGATGTATAGCTTGAAGCATGACTCATGGAAGGAAGTGAAGGGTTGGGATTCATGGAAGAAGACGCATGGTATTGGTATAGGTAGGGATAAAATGAGGATGGGGATGTTAGCAAGTGGGAGTCTTCACTGGGAGAGGTGTGATAGATGA
- the LOC131013390 gene encoding uncharacterized protein LOC131013390, with amino-acid sequence MHLRDLEDDKKMMVVQFLLQHSKDGIPKYGKMKKAGIKFNLGRRTVTRLWAEAKKQKEQVHVDEKWFYMTKANNRYYLTKEEPEPYRSFCRPLFDENGNVLFDGKIGIFPFTQVIPAQRRSKNRNAGTPETKPIQSITQAVMRECFINQLIPAIMNKWPQGASKLIFIQQDNAKPHISDSDIEFRQAASQNGFDIRLVQRPPNSPDTNVNDLGWFRAIQSIQEESICTTVDQLVNAVCKSFMDLSPIALNKVFLSLQGCMIETMKMKGHNAYKLPHMSKYALIRQNALPLTLEVDKDLVDQCIMHMIESGEAESMQDLSLQLGFGNQAHHTTIQA; translated from the exons ATGCACTTGAGGGATCTTGAAGATGATAAGAAGATGATGGTTGTCCAGTTTCTCCTTCAACACTCGAAAGATGGCATCCCCAAGTACGGCAAAATGAAAAAAGCCGGCATCAAATTCAACTTAGGGCGCCGAACTGTTACTCGTTTGTGGGCTGAAGCAAAGAAACAGAAAGAACAAG TGCACGTAGATGAGAAATGGTTCTACATGACAAAGGCAAATAATCGATATTACCTCACAAAAGAGGAGCCTGAACCTTACAGGAGCT TTTGCAGGCCACTCTTTGATGAGAATGGCAATGTATTGTTTGATGGGAAAATTGGTATTTTCCCATTCACACAAGTCATTCCAGCccaaagaagaagcaagaatagGAATGCAGGAACACCAGAGACTAAACCAATTCAATCAATCACTCAAGCAGTGATGAGGGAGTGTTTCATCAACCAG CTTATTCCAGCTATCATGAACAAATGGCCTCAAGGTGCATCAAAGTTGATCTTCATTCAACAAGATAATGCAAAGCCACATATAAGTGATTCAGATATAGAGTTCAGACAGGCTGCCTCTCAGAATGGCTTTGATATTAGACTTGTTCAACGACCCCCCAACTCACCTGACACAAATGTCAATGACTTGGGGTGGTTTAGAGCAATTCAAAGCATTCAAGAGGAGTCAATTTGCACCACAGTGGATCAGTTAGTTAATGCAGTATGCAAAAGCTTCATGGATCTCAGTCCAATAGCATTGAACAAGGTTTTCTTATCACTACAAGGCTGCATGATAGAAACAATGAAGATGAAGGGGCATAATGCTTACAAACTGCCCCATATGAGCAAATATGCTCTAATAAGGCAGAATGCCCTCCCTCTAACATTGGAAGTGGACAAAGATCTTGTCGATCAGTGTATTATGCACATGATAGAGTCAGGGGAAGCAGAAAGCATGCAGGACCTCAGTTTACAGTTAGGTTTTGGAAATCAGGCTCACCACACAACAATTCAAGCCTAG
- the LOC131006203 gene encoding tyrosine--tRNA ligase 1, cytoplasmic-like isoform X2: MHIAQGVMKAINVNKLTSAGCIVKIWIADWFAQLNNKMGGDLKKIQVIWQYLIEIWKAVGMNIQGGQVEFLWSSDEINSRAHEYWPLVMDIARRNKLPRVLRCCQIMGRSEQDELSAAQIFYPCMQCADIFFLKADICQLGMDQRKVNMLAREYCDDIKRKNKPIILSHHMLPGLQEGQEKMSKSDPSSSIFMEDEEADVNLKIKKAFCPPKMVEKNPCLEYIKYIVIPWFNEFTVERKPENGGDKTFKSFEDLVVDYESGELHPGDLKPALAKALNRILQPVRDHFNNDPKAKELVKRVKGYKVTI; the protein is encoded by the exons ATGCATATTGCTCAG GGAGTTATGAAGGCAATTAATGTCAATAAACTGACTTCTGCCGGATGCATAGTGAAGATATGGATTGCAGATTGGTTTGCACAGCTGAACAACAAAATGGGTGgtgacttaaaaaaaattcaagtgaTATGGCAATACCTGATTGAGATTTGGAAAGCTGTAGGAATGAATATTCAAGGAGGTCAGGTAGAATTTCTGTGGTCTTCTGATGAGATCAATTCCCGTGCTCATGAGTACTGGCCCCTTGTAATGGACATAGCCAGGAGAAATAAGCTACCTAGGGTTCTGAG GTGCTGTCAAATTATGGGCCGCTCAGAGCAAGATGAATTGTCAGCTGCCCAGATATTCTATCCATGCATGCAATGTGCTGATATATTCTTTCTTAAG GCTGACATCTGCCAGTTGGGTATGGATCAACGCAAAGTGAATATGTTGGCTAGGGAGTATTGTGATGAcatcaaaagaaaaaacaagCCTATTATACTGTCTCATC ATATGCTCCCTGGTCTGCAGGAAGGACAGGAGAAGATGTCAAAGAGCGACCCATCTTCTTCTATCTTCatggaggatgaagag GCTGATGTAAATTTGAAGATAAAGAAAGCTTTCTGCCCCCCAAAAATGGTCGAAAAGAACCCATGCCTGGAGTACATCAAATACATTGTTATCCCATGGTTCAATGAGTTCACAGTTGAGCGAAAACCAGAGAATGGGGGTGATAA GACTTTCAAGAGTTTTGAAGATTTAGTTGTTGACTACGAAAGTGGAGAGCTGCATCCTGGTGATCTCAAACCTGCTCTTGCAAAAGCACTAAACCGGATACTGCAg CCAGTACGTGATCACTTCAATAACGATCCTAAGGCTAAGGAGCTAGTGAAAAGGGTGAAG GGTTACAAGGTAACCATATGA
- the LOC131006203 gene encoding tyrosine--tRNA ligase 1, cytoplasmic-like isoform X1, with protein sequence MENEGSSGNSTEASPSQPLQSLSISPQPQLSLKERFDLIRSIGEECIQEDELERLLANKPQIVCYDGFEPSGRMHIAQGVMKAINVNKLTSAGCIVKIWIADWFAQLNNKMGGDLKKIQVIWQYLIEIWKAVGMNIQGGQVEFLWSSDEINSRAHEYWPLVMDIARRNKLPRVLRCCQIMGRSEQDELSAAQIFYPCMQCADIFFLKADICQLGMDQRKVNMLAREYCDDIKRKNKPIILSHHMLPGLQEGQEKMSKSDPSSSIFMEDEEADVNLKIKKAFCPPKMVEKNPCLEYIKYIVIPWFNEFTVERKPENGGDKTFKSFEDLVVDYESGELHPGDLKPALAKALNRILQPVRDHFNNDPKAKELVKRVKGYKVTI encoded by the exons ATGGAGAACGAAGGAAGCAGCGGCAACAGCACTGAAGCCTCTCCATCTCAACCGCTACAGTCTCTCTCCATTTCGCCTCAACCGCA GTTGAGTTTGAAGGAGAGGTTCGATTTAATAAGGAGCATCGGCGAGGAGTGCATACAGGAGGATGAATTGGAGAGATTATTGGCGAACAAGCCTCAGATTGTCTGCTATGATGGATTTGAACCATCGGGCAGAATGCATATTGCTCAG GGAGTTATGAAGGCAATTAATGTCAATAAACTGACTTCTGCCGGATGCATAGTGAAGATATGGATTGCAGATTGGTTTGCACAGCTGAACAACAAAATGGGTGgtgacttaaaaaaaattcaagtgaTATGGCAATACCTGATTGAGATTTGGAAAGCTGTAGGAATGAATATTCAAGGAGGTCAGGTAGAATTTCTGTGGTCTTCTGATGAGATCAATTCCCGTGCTCATGAGTACTGGCCCCTTGTAATGGACATAGCCAGGAGAAATAAGCTACCTAGGGTTCTGAG GTGCTGTCAAATTATGGGCCGCTCAGAGCAAGATGAATTGTCAGCTGCCCAGATATTCTATCCATGCATGCAATGTGCTGATATATTCTTTCTTAAG GCTGACATCTGCCAGTTGGGTATGGATCAACGCAAAGTGAATATGTTGGCTAGGGAGTATTGTGATGAcatcaaaagaaaaaacaagCCTATTATACTGTCTCATC ATATGCTCCCTGGTCTGCAGGAAGGACAGGAGAAGATGTCAAAGAGCGACCCATCTTCTTCTATCTTCatggaggatgaagag GCTGATGTAAATTTGAAGATAAAGAAAGCTTTCTGCCCCCCAAAAATGGTCGAAAAGAACCCATGCCTGGAGTACATCAAATACATTGTTATCCCATGGTTCAATGAGTTCACAGTTGAGCGAAAACCAGAGAATGGGGGTGATAA GACTTTCAAGAGTTTTGAAGATTTAGTTGTTGACTACGAAAGTGGAGAGCTGCATCCTGGTGATCTCAAACCTGCTCTTGCAAAAGCACTAAACCGGATACTGCAg CCAGTACGTGATCACTTCAATAACGATCCTAAGGCTAAGGAGCTAGTGAAAAGGGTGAAG GGTTACAAGGTAACCATATGA
- the LOC131013406 gene encoding probable E3 ubiquitin-protein ligase ARI8 has translation MQFRRRIRRRRRRRRLRCDVRLLSQILLELRGRAPPPRRLRDGGELVGEEQFGGGEHAVDPRLHQTLPQMPPLHREKPRLQLDDMSPPCGFRFCWLCGQDSRFHSRCNKYGGPAAGYEKNAKREKARKDLQRYTHYYERWHANEQSRKAAVKDLKTWRDDDGVSKLGEAQAEAPAQLQFVTKAWEQIAECRRVLKWSYAYGYYMEREAPKKVALFEHSQGEAEKQLERLHHCVEKEMGEYLRRPREDFQEFRVRVVDLTVVTGNYFENLVRDLENNRAEVVGGRRRNGLEKKKKKDDDERKGLEKKRKKKDDDERNVPRKRATYAFRFSRN, from the coding sequence ATGCAATTTCGCCGTCGAATTCGACGAaggcggaggcggcggaggcTACGATGTGACGTGCGGCTGCTCTCACAAATTCTGCTGGAACTGCGGGGAAGAGCACCACCGCCCCGTCGGCTGCGAGACGGTGGCGAGCTGGTCGGAGAAGAACAATTCGGAGGCGGAGAACACGCAGTGGATCCTCGCCTACACCAAACCCTGCCCCAAATGCCGCCGCTCCATCGAGAAAAACCAAGGCTGCAATTGGATGACATGTCGCCCCCCTGCGGATTCCGATTCTGCTGGCTCTGCGGCCAGGACTCGAGGTTCCACTCCCGCTGCAACAAATACGGCGGCCCCGCCGCCGGCTATGAAAAGAATGCTAAGAGAGAGAAGGCGAGGAAGGATCTGCAGAGATACACGCATTACTACGAGCGGTGGCACGCCAACGAGCAGTCGAGGAAGGCGGCCGTGAAGGATCTGAAGACGTGGAGAGACGACGACGGCGTCTCTAAGCTCGGCGAGGCGCAAGCGGAGGCGCCGGCGCAGCTGCAGTTCGTGACAAAGGCGTGGGAGCAGATTGCGGAGTGCCGGCGCGTGCTGAAATGGAGCTACGCCTATGGTTACTACATGGAGAGGGAGGCGCCGAAGAAGGTGGCGTTGTTCGAGCATTCGCAGGGGGAGGCGGAGAAGCAGCTGGAGCGGCTTCACCACTGCGTGGAGAAGGAGATGGGGGAGTACCTCCGGCGACCGAGGGAGGATTTCCAGgaatttagggttagggttgttGATCTGACTGTGGTGACCGGGAATTATTTTGAGAATTTGGTGAGGGATTTGGAGAATAATCGAGCGGAAGTTGTGGGCGGCCGCCGCCGGAATGgtttggagaagaagaagaagaaggatgaCGATGAGAGGAAGGGTTTGGAgaagaagagaaagaagaaggatgATGATGAGAGGAATGTTCCTAGGAAAAGAGCAACTTATGCTTTTAGGTTTTCTCGTAATTAA
- the LOC131006201 gene encoding probable E3 ubiquitin-protein ligase ARI8, whose protein sequence is MDSEGEGFYSSSSDTAADDSFADYAAVSRRQKPYKILTEGDIQQLLDDDISTVSDVLSVSRGAACTFLCQNNWNLSSVYDKFFATDDRNHQTAASSSSSQRELGQNLCKICYDEISPQNTVSAACGHPFCADCWKTYVAAAIDDGAGCLTLRCPEPGCGVAVGVDLIESLASTDGKEKYHRYLRQSYVEASRRREWCPAPGCNFAVEFDGGGGGGGYDVTCGCSHKFCWNCGEEHHRPVGCETVASWSEKNNSEAENTQWILAYTKPCPKCRRSIEKNQGCNWMTCRPPCGFRFCWLCGQDSRFHSRCNKYGGAAAGYKKNAKREKARKDLQRYTHYYERWHANEQSRKAAVKDLKTWRDDDGVSKLGEAQAEAPAQLQFVTKAWEQIAECRRVLKWSYAYGYYMEREAPKKVALFEHSQGEAEKQLERLHHCVEKEMGEYLRRQREDFQEFRVRVVDLTVVTGNYFENLARDLENNRAEVVGGGGGRNGLKKKMKKDDDERKGLEKKRRKKKDDDERNVPRKRVTYASRYSRN, encoded by the coding sequence ATGGATTCTGAAGGCGAGGGTTTCTACAGCAGCAGTAGTGATACGGCGGCGGATGACAGCTTCGCTGATTACGCCGCCGTCAGCCGCCGCCAGAAACCCTACAAAATCCTAACAGAGGGCGACATCCAGCAACTCCTCGATGACGATATCTCCACAGTTTCCGACGTTCTCTCCGTCTCGAGAGGCGCCGCCTGCACCTTCCTCTGCCAGAATAATTGGAATCTCAGCTCCGTCTACGACAAATTTTTCGCCACCGACGACAGGAATCACCAAACCGCcgcgtcgtcgtcgtcgtcgcaGCGAGAATTAGGGCAAAATCTGTGCAAGATATGTTACGACGAAATCAGCCCCCAAAACACGGTCTCCGCCGCCTGCGGCCATCCCTTCTGCGCCGATTGCTGGAAAACCTACGTCGCGGCGGCGATCGACGACGGCGCCGGATGCCTGACGTTGCGGTGTCCGGAGCCCGGCTGCGGCGTCGCCGTAGGCGTAGATCTGATTGAATCGCTGGCCTCCACCGACGGCAAGGAGAAGTACCATAGATATCTCCGCCAATCCTACGTGGAGGCCAGCCGCCGGAGAGAGTGGTGCCCCGCCCCGGGATGCAATTTCGCCGTCGAATTCgacggaggcggaggcggcggaggcTACGACGTGACGTGCGGCTGCTCTCACAAATTCTGCTGGAACTGCGGGGAAGAGCACCACCGCCCCGTCGGCTGCGAGACGGTGGCGAGCTGGTCGGAGAAGAACAATTCGGAGGCGGAGAACACGCAGTGGATCCTCGCCTACACCAAACCCTGCCCCAAATGCCGCCGCTCCATCGAGAAAAACCAAGGCTGCAATTGGATGACGTGTCGCCCCCCCTGCGGATTCCGATTCTGCTGGCTCTGCGGCCAGGACTCGAGGTTCCACTCCCGCTGCAACAAatacggcggcgccgccgccggctaTAAAAAGAATGCTAAGAGAGAGAAGGCGAGGAAGGATCTGCAGAGATACACGCATTACTACGAGCGGTGGCACGCCAACGAGCAGTCGAGGAAGGCGGCCGTGAAGGATCTGAAGACGTGGAGAGACGACGACGGCGTCTCTAAGCTCGGCGAGGCGCAAGCGGAGGCGCCGGCGCAGCTGCAGTTCGTGACAAAGGCGTGGGAGCAGATTGCGGAGTGCCGGCGCGTGCTGAAATGGAGCTACGCCTATGGTTACTACATGGAGAGGGAGGCGCCGAAGAAGGTGGCGTTGTTCGAGCATTCGCAGGGGGAGGCGGAGAAGCAGCTGGAGCGGCTGCACCACTGCGTGGAGAAGGAGATGGGGGAGTACCTCCGGCGACAGAGGGAGGATTTCCAGgaatttagggttagggttgttGATCTGACTGTGGTGACCGGGAATTATTTTGAGAATTTGGCGAGGGATTTGGAGAATAATCGAGCGGAAGTTgtgggtggcggcggcggccggaatggtttgaagaagaagatgaagaaggatgACGATGAGAGGAAGGGTTTGgagaagaagagaaggaagaagaaggatgATGATGAGAGGAATGTTCCTAGGAAAAGAGTAACTTATGCTTCTAGGTATTCTCGTAATTAA
- the LOC131013416 gene encoding F-box/kelch-repeat protein At3g23880-like — protein MSCFYFYCCGFGWDESSDDYKVFAIAARASGKSIYWIYSLKSDSWKESEEVKGWDSCKKADRPQNKGSEMGMFASGSLHWETTDRRGMVACDLKTEVLGAVELPECRGSCRWEGIGVIGECLSVYYWCKDSSSLDIWMKKKESWEKAMVLDQFCSPLHISPVLAHFWSGGGFLLIKMENLLVFDRKGFRDLVSLRSSHVHIESLVSPLEF, from the coding sequence ATGTCATGCTTTTATTTCTACTGTTGTGGGTTCGGTTGGGATGAATCGAGCGACGATTACAAGGTTTTTGCGATTGCGGCTAGAGCTAGCGGCAAATCTATATATTGGATATATAGCTTGAAGAGTGATTCTTGGAAGGAATCAGAGGAAGTGAAGGGTTGGGATTCATGTAAGAAGGCTGATCGTCCTCAAAATAAAGGAAGTGAAATGGGGATGTTTGCAAGTGGGAGTCTTCATTGGGAGACGACTGATAGACGAGGCATGGTTGCTTGCGACTTGAAGACAGAGGTGTTGGGGGCGGTGGAGCTGCCGGAGTGCCGGGGGAGCTGCCGGTGGGAGGGTATCGGGGTGATCGGAGAATGCCTTTCGGTGTACTACTGGTGCAAGGATTCGAGTTCGTTGGATATTTGGATGAAGAAGAAGGAGTCTTGGGAGAAAGCTATGGTTCTTGATCAGTTCTGTAGTCCTCTCCATATTTCTCCGGTCTTGGCTCATTTTTGGAGTGGTGGTGGGTTTTTGTTGATCAAAATGGAGAATTTGTTGGTTTTTGATAGGAAAGGGTTTAGGGATTTGGTTTCGTTGAGATCTTCTCATGTCCACATTGAAAGTTTAGTCTCACCATTAGAGTTCTAG
- the LOC131006205 gene encoding uncharacterized protein LOC131006205: MNELVLKCFDGGGDNKYYLSIMSPQDMSPKEGFEITNLFFYDNENYVSGNICRMLLYFYYHGKIVLCNLTTKELKFIAPPKKPIQYNILFQGCGLGYDAKSGDYKLIQKYHLWSWCNVRHRSDYEETKTELYSLKSCSWKKIPSPDACICAHCGVYVEGSCYWQARLGPAFGGPSGELALDVLSFDFTSECFSCIPSPTGDDGLTYDLVECRGFLGAIAYESTDEESKCGAKSFELLVWKESSWAKSYVVALYGIENPLGLKDGRFLFLKRKIFGSDKPYQLVVYDCVTKELKKFDTDARAQNVSVVSHVEDRVELVYDWISMKVFSYAENCALLPNDAKISQNAEEFVLEGFQKIDIQP; encoded by the exons ATGAATGAGCTTGTTTTGAAATGTTTCGATGGTGGTGGCGATAATaagtattatttatctattatgtCTCCTCAAGACATGTCTCCCAAGGAAGGCTTTGAAATTACCAATCTCTTCTTttatgataatgaaaattatgtTAGTGGTAATATTTGTAGGATGCTattgtatttctattatcatgGCAAAATTGTTCTTTGCAACTTGACAACTAAAGAGCTGAAATTTATTGCTCCGCCGAAGAAACCCATTCAATATAATATCCTTTTCCAGGGTTGTGGTCTCGGATATGATGCTAAATCCGGCGACTACAAGTTGATACAGAAGTATCACCTATGGTCTTGGTGCAATGTTCGACATCGTTCTGATTATGAAGAGACGAAAACTGAGTTGTATTCGCTTAAAAGTTGTTCTTGGAAGAAGATTCCGAGCCCTGATGCTTGTATTTGTGCCCATTGTGGTGTGTACGTTGAGGGGAGTTGCTATTGGCAAGCACGTCTTGGTCCAGCCTTTGGTGGTCCATCAGGTGAACTGGCATTAGATGTTCTATCATTTGACTTCACCAGTGAATGTTTCTCTTGCATCCCTTCGCCGACTGGAGATGATGGGTTGACATATGATCTTGTCGAGTGTCGTGGCTTTTTGGGTGCTATTGCCTATGAATCTACCGATGAAGAATCAAAGTGTGGAGCCAAGTCTTTTGAGCTTTTGGTATGGAAAGAAAGTTCGTGGGCCAAATCATATGTTGTTGCTCTTTACGGCATTGAAAACCCGTTGGGATTGAAGGATGGTCGATTTTTGTTTCTTAAAAGGAAGATATTCGGTAGTGATAAGCCCTATCAGTTAGTAGTTTATGATTGTGTTACGAAGGAGTTGAAGAAATTTGATACTGATGCTCGTGCACAAAATGTGAGTGTTGTCTCTCACGTTGAGGATAGAGTTGAGCTAGTTTATGATTGGATTTCGATGAAGGTGTTTTCTTATGCTGAGAATTGTGCTCTGCTGCCGAATGATGCAAAAAT CTCACAAAATGCTGAAGAATTCGTCCTCGAAGGTTTTCAGAAGATCGACATCCAGCCATGA